Sequence from the Zeugodacus cucurbitae isolate PBARC_wt_2022May chromosome 2, idZeuCucr1.2, whole genome shotgun sequence genome:
AACGCTTTAAATCTAGGGCAAATTTGCATAATATCTCTCTAAAAGGAGAATCGGCTAGCGCTGATAAGCCTGCTGCGGAAAAATTTAAGCTTGAACTACAAGCTATTGTCAAAGAAGGGGGATATTCTCGCAAGCAGGTCTTGAATGTCGATGAAACTGGCTTGTATTGGAAGCGGTTGCCTAAAAAAACCTACATTTCCAAGGCCGAAAAATCTGCTCCTGGGTATAAAGCCTCTAAAGATCGACTTACCCTTCTTCTAGGTGGAAACGTAGAAGGGGATTTTAAATTCAAGCCATTTCTTATTTACCAGTCTGAGAATCCAAGAGCacttaaaaatgtgaaaagaagTGATCTTCCGGTTCACTGGCATGCTAATAAGAAAGCATGGATGACTGCCACGCTATTTACAGATTGGATTAAAAATTGCGCTGTTCCCGAACTAAAAGATTATTGTTGCTCTCAAAAGATTGATTTTAAAATGCTGTTACTGATGGACAATGCTCTAGGACATCCCATATATTCAGATgatatttctgaaaatataaaaattgtttttatgccTCCTAACACCACCACTATCATACAGCCGATGGATCAAGGCTCTTACTATCTACGGCGAACATTTTCTCAACTTATAGAAGCAACTGATAAAGCAGATAAATTAACCATACCGCAGTTTTGGAAGGATTACAATATCAAGATGGCTGTCGAAAATATTGGTTTTGCATGGAAAGAAGTTAAAGTGACTTGTATGAATGGAAGTTGGGGAAATATATGGCCAGAGTGCTTGCTTAAAAACAATGTTCCGATTAACGATATACCAACTGTTCGGGAAGAAATTGCTAATCTGGCTAGGGAAAATAATATTGAAGGAATGGGGATTGAGGATATCAACGAACTGTTAAACTTACAGGATGAAGAGCTcacaaacgaaatgttattaacTTTTGGTACTGAACATACATTGGATGATGAAACTGATCCGACCGTTATCCAAACagaaccaaaaaagctaacaacTGCGCAAATTGCAAAAGAGATGGAACTGGTAGAACAGGcgattgaaattttttgcaacAATGATCCCAATGAAAATCGTAGTGCCAAGGCAAGTCAATCTCTTTCCGACGCCATACAATGctacaaaaatgtttacatgGAGAAAAAAGCAGTTTTTATACAACAAACTTTGGAcgcatttttatgcaaaaatgtaaCTCAGCCCGAAGAAATTTTGGACGACTAAGGTTTTAATTTCAtcgcatttcttttttaaattgctgttttgctttaaaaatgtgagtttgtttttatagatataaacatatatatagattaaaataaatgttttgtatGCTATGTAAATGCCTTCTTAAAaagttgcattttttttttaactcaggaacaaattaaaaatattttgcagtaaGTATATGAGGAAATGTGTTTCGATTTGCGTCGTTTCGTTTTGCGTCGCGTCTCTACGGTCCCCATTAACGACGCAAACCGGGGCCCCAGTGTAGTTAATTTACCAAATTGTCTTACTCCAATTGCCTGAGCTCTCAAACTGTTACATGAGTGATCACATACTGCGTGCCTGTATAACAGTTGTTACTGACcgccgaaaagtatgcaacactATAATGCTGCCTTCACTTGGAACTATAATTTTGTTGCTATAAAATGACTCTCCaccgctaacaacaacaaaatgctatAAAAGGTGGCTCTCTTTCCAAGTTACGTGCAGTTCTCATATTTATGGAtcctgtacatatatatgtgtataatatgTTCATGTGCGGCAAATATTTTCTACCAATAATTAAAAACTTACCGTTTTCCAGTTATACtgactttatgattttttttcattatttgtatCACTGAACACTTATTTTCACTTAAGAGctctttaataaatacttttcttaataaaaagtgCACTACTTTATAGGCGATTTGGAATCAAATGTGAGACATTTGAAATGGCGGCGGAACTCGACAGCCTGTTGGAAAGCCAGCGTTGCCACATATAGAAAAAAagtttagaaatttaaattttataaaagtcacaaaaaagtgttttttgaaaataaattctgatttttttatttccatagttaGGATAAAAAACGAGCAACATTTCGTTagtatttatgttttaaatttctCAGCATTGCTACAtctgaaatttgttaaaaataaagattaatatatttaaagcaatattaaatttaatggaaTCAGCAAATACAAAATGTAGAATTGAtcataaatgaatttttattatttaaattttgaccaATCTGGCAACACTAGCTTTTTAAATATCTTCCAGGATGCTGCTCAAATTATAGTGCCATCTATTGTTGGATACCGTGTGCTGAGAATTTAATTAAGTGTATTCATTTCGTATGACATCAACGTTTTTACGGCAAAAATCTGAAATAAGCAGGAATATATAACTGAtttgttaaattgtttatatatatttatatatatatatatgtatatattattacctAAATGTATATTGATTCTTTGAAAACCATAAAATTCTTATGATTTCATATTTGTAAATTAGTTGAAAAATCTTGGAAACTCAGAgagtattataaatacatttttattatttgtaactaatgtcaataaaatatttaaatactctAAATTGCTGATTTATACAAACAGAATTGAAGTAAAAAGCTGCTGGATGCTGTGAAAattgttacaatatttttaatcatttatataaaactacagttgaacttccataactcgaacggctctaactcaaagttctccataattcgaactattgaattggcaatagaagtcaaaattcatacaaattaccttctgtaactcggaagtctctctaactcgaagttttttttgtggattatgatgatttgagttagagaagttccactatatCTCAAATCAGTAGTCAAAGATCGAAGACGATAAAtcagatatacatattcacacaATATATTGCCAATACGAGTCCTTATGCactacatttattattattatttttttttatatatttattaaaatcacatttaaaattcatgcattattaatacacattaTGAATACCACAAGTGCGATTTTATCAAAGCAAATGCAACTCTATGCACTTATATTCCAGTATCCGCCGCCATTTCAATTGTCAAACAGCAAGCTTAGTCGCGCTCGCGAAATATCTATGAAAATAGTGTTTATTGccggaaatattaaataaaaacaagtttttttaattaaatattgttgtagTGTGTGtattaagtgaaaattaaagtgtaataaacatttaaaaaaaaatttttgcgcAGAAGTCTATCAAATTGTATGTGAGTGCGCTGCGCAGGCAAAGAGAGACATTTTTGTTAGTTAAATGACTGTTTGTGTGTTACTAGAGTTACAGAAGTATTGCTGTTTCAACGTATAGAAGCCAACATAACGTCGTTAAAGGTGagtcttttaaaaaattcgcatatatgtaatatttacaCCAAGAACTAAAGGCCAGAAAAGTCTCGACCTACCAGCGACAGCGTCGACTGCGCTGCTTTGGCTGTTATAGTAAGCTTCAAAACTGTTTGTTATGCATGACTGCTATTTTGAAGCTAATGGATGTTTGTGATCATAACAGCTGTAGTTGTAGGTGCTTTGTTATTTTGATAAGAAAAAACCAAATTGACAAGGCTCAATCAGTCAAAGATTGGATTCGGATTGGAAcgaataataattataagcaatttaattaaatggaaaTGATATTAACATAATATATTGTACCTATCCAGTTTTATTGTgtttaaagtatttatatacCCATAAATGAAAGCTAATAGATAAAGCAAGTAAAATACACCCGCTTTTAAATgactattcaaatttaattttttgtttaaaatagctAAGGTCCCGAATGTCAGAATTTACTTTGTAAATTtaggaaaataattttcttatgaataatatattatataagtatttatatgtgcatatatattatatatataagtataatcatagcatgtaaaatatgtagaaatttttacgtaaaaatcaattattaactTACTTATATAATTAGTATGCCTAAACAGCATAATACTTAACAGAAATTCAACTCATTACACAGCAATTAATCTTTGTGGAAAAACGAAATGCTaaacattacaacaaaaaatacaaccaaCACTAAGTACATTGGTTtcgtattttttacattttacaattttaagcaTCAGGCAAATGATTAATGATTACCGAAGCATCACTACCAACGAATATACGAGGTGTAATTGCAAGTGCATTGTAATCGAAGCAAGCAAATTAATGACTACTGAGTAAAAAGTACTTTGAAAAATTCTGATATCTTTGAAAAGTTAACgaacagaatattttattttttctcacaaAAAGCTGACATTGCATTATAAAATAAACTCTAAAGCACACttatataaaaactttattttgttgttactcGCAAGTAGTTATAATAAACTACACTTTTGTAGAAACTCTTCACTACGATACACAAATTTGAAGTGcgaacaaaatgcaaaatcagTAGCAAGCATTGTACTAATAATAACTTATTTCACAGTTATTTGTAGCGCAATCATTAAAAGTGTACATGCAACtgacagcaataacaatttcaAAGAAATCATTTGAATGCTAAAAGTGGAATTGCCCTTTTATTGgctcaaatttcaaatattctcaGTTACTTTGTGCTAAAtcagtatttataaatatcaaagaaTTCACAATAAAAAcgagtaaggaaggactaagttcggttgtgaccgaacattttatactgtcgcaatttacttatttaattttattaatataatacacaatttcgtCATACAtaaggtataaagtccattgaaagttgaaaacccttATATTAGGTATTTGGGAGCTATTtaaagttattacccgatttcagcatttttggcacagagacgtattactagaagaaacatattcgctctgaatttcttcaaaatatctaaaagacttaccaatattttcggaaaaaaagattagaagcactgaggtccttatTTTCTATATGTGGgtccttgaaaacttatggtccgatttcggcgatttttagaaagggagtgccacactataaatgcagtatttaaacaaagttctgttccgttatcttcactagtgcttactttatatattgtaaagtaaacgattcagattgacttcaaagttctggtattaggaagtaggagtggttgtgaaccaatttgacctagtttcacaaaatatcattgggatgcaaggaaactattaaaaaaccGAATATCACTGAAATTGGTCGGAAATatcgtttttgacccataagtgggcggagccacgcccattcaaacttttgtataccattttgaatgCAGCCTTTCTGTACTTACTTTAtgataaaattaaagttttcttgtgtctttctttactgaatgaaagcatttttagaggttttcaacataacttttgtatgggaggtggacgtggttataatctgatttcctctatttttggactatataaggtagtacctaaaagaaattaCTATAGAGAGTTTGggtgatatagctttagtagtttacaagatatgtacaaaaaacccattttggggcggggccactcccacttccccaaaaaaattaaatccggatatgccccttcctagtgcgatccttagtacgaaattttacttctaaaactttatttatgacttagttatgacactttatatgttttcggttttcgtcattttgtgggcgtgacaatggtccgatttacatatctcaatttttactcaagttatcgcttgcacggacatacatccggatcaactccactcgtcatgctgatcatttatatatgtatatataaccccatatctaccCCCTTTAATTCTTGGTgacataaacaaccgttatgtgaacaaaagctTAATACTCTCgttactttgttgcgagagtataataaatgtgAATAAAAGTAGAAGAAATTCAAAACTTATAATTGGCttaaacgaaaattttaaaGGATTTTCCAATTaagtttgtttgtaaatttgttgagGATAATAATTTAATGTGACAAAGGGCTATAACAACAGAAAAACTCattcaaatatttctataatctataatttgttgtttctgtaatttattaaaagctaaaaaaaaaattcgatactttttctaatattttaagcAAAGACTTTAACTCAGTCACATCcttctgtacatatgtacatatctaagtttattatatttaatgatGGAAGACGCGTCTGTGTTTGCACGAATACCTCTAATCAAAAGCTTTGACACTTCCGTTTTGGCTTTGTTGACATCACAAATACATGGAACGTATTTGCCGGTGATAAACTCACTCACATTGTTTACATaactgtttgtttatttaacttatttgaGTAAAGCGTGACAACAGTGgcttagatatacatacatatatatacagaaaaaaataattgctggTGTAGTCAAAACACGGTCTTTGTGGTATAGTGCCAAATAcagaattaaaaacaaaacaagtctAACAAAGAACAAGAGTTGACTTCCAGTAAAAAGTCTATATATTTGACCTCAAATCCCGACAGACACTAAAAATACTTTCGTCGAACATTTTCAGATAATTCTGCTGTTGAATTCTAGAAATGATGCCAGTCAGGGCATTAGGGCTTAAAAACATTTATAcccttatatttataaaaaaccaaGGTAAAAGTGGTATAAACATATTTCGTAAAAGAAAACTGGTCGCTCTCTCAGTTTATCGTATTCTCCTACCACCGCAAAGGTGAATAGTAGTTGTTGGAATTATTTAATAGACCCAATGTAACACATAGAAACATATAAgtcaataaattcattaaacttGATTTCCTAACGATGTGAACAACACGTGGCCGTCCGAACAGTTTTACCGTTATTGCTATGTAATCCACGTCACTGTCTGATAGAAATATGTCACTTTTGTGTGAACTGTTCACACATACGAAAAATGTGCGTTGATTTATCACCTTGGTCCGAAAATGTGACTAGAAACTTGATTTATAATTATACCTTGTAGCTAACTGTACATATGTGGAGAGGTTGCTAAGTACGTACATGAATTTTAATgcaatgtttttcttttatacaaTGACAGAAATACTATGTTGTGCTATATTTTACGGTATATTTCAAGGTCAAAAAGTAAAACTTGTggaatttgattgaaaaatcTTTCTAAATTGACTCTTTTTGAGGTTAAGGAAGATTGAGTTTGTGAAAACTGTCGAACTAtgcattttatgcatttatcaTTCAGATATGCTTTAAAGCTATATGTATCATAGCTGTTTGATCggtcaattatttttaatatcacattttaaatattttaatgtgaaCAATTTGAGATAAAAACTTTGTTTTAGCTAATTATGTGGTGGTACAGAGAATTTTTCATGTTCTTTACACACTTTTATACAGTTTTTGTACCCAGTTATCCAATCCTAAGAAAACATAGTCAGTCGAACTTATGGCAACATTCTGTACGATTTGTATTCATTAACACCGTTTTTAAATATGTTCTGTTAATAAAGGCAGTTGATTGTAAGGAGAGTTAGTTCTACTAGCTCTCTGATATGTGAACATTTAAAATACCGGTTTTGATTTTGGTTATATACGGTATCTTGTTAgattatataaaacatatagtTCTAAAAGATTAACGGGTCAGAGGATATTCAAATGAGATTGAAGTGATAACCAACTTATTTCCTCGAAATTCTCACTTCAGAACTAGCTAAAATATGATTTCTTAAGCTAGAAGCAAAATATTACGGATCAGAAAAATATGTAAgagaaataaacattaaaaaaattgagcaCTCTACATAATAAATAGAGGAAAAGTACAGCCTAGTATGTATAGTATTAATGGGCCTATGAATTTACCTCTAATATTAAATGACTTGATCTCGACAAATTTTTTGAACAGCTACTTCAAGTCTATGCGGTATATCCTAAGATCGATcgattcaaaataatatttgataggTTTTTCCGATTTAACCCATTACCGCTCTCTTTCCCCATACGAGGACACCTCTTCAATTTGCGATATCTATATCTTGaacatcaaaaaattataatgttactacaattataatatatagacgACACGAGTAGTATATGCAAACAAAAACTTGTGAGGATTGtgtcaataaaatgaaatttctagCGTTTCAAAATTAGACATTTTGgcaacataacttttgtttaGTATGtattgcaaatatgtatatttacgaaTATATTGTGAAACTAAACTAAAGGATTGGACTAATATATTAAGTGAAGAGTGCACAAGCGTTTGGAAGTggtattttgttgaaaaataacaaaataacattCAAAAGTGATGTCCACAATTGGGGACAATGGTCATAACCATTAACAATTACCAACGTTTTTAGGTGATTTCCACAAGCATAATTACGGCATACAGGAAGGGTTTTAAGAATGatttaataacattatttaaTGCGGCCGTTGATTGGATAATAGAGAAGAAGGTGATGATTCTGAATATGTGCATAATGGGGTGGTAAATGAAGACGATTTGGTAGGCTCTGGTATGCCGAATGATGTAACTGGAAGAATTTAGTTAGTTTTAGATAATTCCGATTGGAATGCAAGTGGTGAAGAGCCACTTGCATGCTTTGCTAAGGGCAAAAAATTCGATCGAGGAAAATGTGGCGAACCAGTTTGGAGACAGGTTTCAACTAATTATAGTATGAAATATCACTCCACTGATTTGGTTCAAAAACGAGTAGATAGCTTAGTTGATATAATAAACAATCAGACCCCTacgtatttgtttaaaaaaaaatattgacatcGATGTTATTATAATGACTGCTAATATGGCGATCTTTGTGTTCCAATTgttataaatgtaataagtcgAAAGAGGTTGTTAGAAATCGAAATAAACATGTATTAAACTGAAAAAATGTTTAAGGTAAGACTTTTATGAAATCACATCAAGAGAATTTTAAGCCAATGGGGAGTTCTTTACGAAACACATTCAGTGGATAATCCTGCAAAACAGTTTATAATGGGAAAACTGGTGGACCACTTGGTGGTCTAAAACAATTGAGTTACTAAGCTACTGGTACAATGCGAGATAATAGAGCAAAAAGGTGTCCATTTATATCCATAAAAGAAATGATGAAAATAAGTTCTAGGACAGAATATGATTATCGTTTTCAGATTTGATTTGAGCGTTATTGggtttaattaaacaaaatagtcGTCACTTTAACAATATTCCATACCCCTAaaacagatatacatattttgatattcctaaagtatttatgtttttatattagcTGCTCTACAAATTGAGCCACTATAAATCTTCCATTCTGATATAAGTAGCTTTGATCGTGGCCATACTCTGAACATAGCCTTACAGTACTTGTTAGATGTGAGATGAAATAAGTATCTTTGACCCAAATCTGTTGACACAAAGGAAATCCGATATCACACTTTCACAAAAGTTCAACAGAGTTGATGAATTATTTGGGCAAAGCGGcaaacatatgcacacacaaagcaatgtatgtaacaacaacactcaaatgaaaaaaaatttaataacacatTACACAAGATGACCTTTATGCGGTGATatgtgcatttgttgttgtacaatgtGAATGTGAACATGATTGCAGTGATGATATGAaacatttgataaaaataaatatgcgtaGTTATctctatatatacaaaatatatattacatatagaaatctcaaaaatatttaaatatatgtatgtgagtatgttgTGATAATAACGGTACTTAAAATGCGTGCGTTTGTGTTTGCCCAAAAGTACCTGCATTTATTCCACATGAGACACTTTCAACTTTGCTTCTGTTGACTTTTCCCTATTTACATAACGGTAAATAGTAGAACATAAAAAGGACAACAAAcaagtgaatgtgtgtgtgtgttatggaTAAATAAGAAGTGTAATGACAACTGTCGTTTTTCATGCGACACAAAAGGACTCCACAATAAATGTCACATCAATGATAATATGAAATGTATACAGGACATGTGACATTGTAACCTCAACTTTGCACTCCCGTTGACCCGCTGAATACGCTTGAATCCACAACTGAAAATGAGGAAAACAGCAGAGAGTAGGCGgataaagtttgaaaaaaaaaaacgaaataaaaaattaaaagaaatgaaatgacaAATTCAAAAAGGGACGAGggcacatgtatgtacatatatgtacttatgtagaaCTGTAAATATCaagaagtatatatttttagtgaaaGTTGACTGAGGCAACCGCATTAAAGgttgagaaaaaattgaatttggttACAAAAGTGTCACCTGCTCATGTACACGTATATGTATGCGAGTGTAAATCCTTACGTTAAGTGGCTTTTGAGCCGCAACACAAATCATAGTGCTTTTGCTTTC
This genomic interval carries:
- the LOC128922089 gene encoding tigger transposable element-derived protein 1-like codes for the protein MLLLMDNALGHPIYSDDISENIKIVFMPPNTTTIIQPMDQGSYYLRRTFSQLIEATDKADKLTIPQFWKDYNIKMAVENIGFAWKEVKVTCMNGSWGNIWPECLLKNNVPINDIPTVREEIANLARENNIEGMGIEDINELLNLQDEELTNEMLLTFGTEHTLDDETDPTVIQTEPKKLTTAQIAKEMELVEQAIEIFCNNDPNENRSAKASQSLSDAIQCYKNVYMEKKAVFIQQTLDAFLCKNVTQPEEILDD